The DNA region AATGCTTCGGCCACTTGCAATGCCGTATGCACCATGTAACCCGTCGCAATCAGAGCAACCTTTTTACCCTGACGATGAACGTGGAATCCCATATGTAAATCAGGCTCAGAGGTATAGATCATGGGCAAAACCTGAGCGTCCAATCGGAGATATTTTGGTCCATTCTTTTGTATACACAGATCGAACAGCCCCCCGGCCACAACCTGATCCGCCGGCGACAACACGCGCATATTTGGCATTGCACGCATCAGTGTAATATCCTCGTAGCACTGATGTGTCGGACCGGATACTACGTAGCTGTATCCTGCACCGACACCAATGAGATTCACATTCATTGGTCGTACCTGAGACAACAGCGCAAGATTGACGCGGATTTGCTCGTAGCAGCGCATTGTAATGAATGGCGCAATCGCATAAGCAAAAACCGTATAACCCTCAAGAGCTAAACCTGCAGAAACATTGATGAGATTCTGTTCCGCAATACCGACGTTTACGAAACGATCTGGGTAGTCAGCACGAATTTTATCAAGCACGGGGGAGCCAAAGTCCGCGCAGGCAAAGAAAATTTTGGGATCTTCACCCATTGCAAGCCAAATACGCTGCAATAAGGCATCACGCATTGCTAGCGTCTTCACGGGCGCATTCATTTCGTTTGCTCCAACAAGCTATCGATCAACTCCGGCTTGGGATTGATGATATGAGATAAGGGTGCATCCTCAAGGCCTGGTATGCCTCGCCCTTTAGTCGTATGGGCGATAATTGCCTTAGGCTTGCCTTCCCTGCATTGCTTGGCCAGCAAGAGGGCATTTTGCACCTCAAGAACATTATGACCATCAACTTCCTGGCAATCCCAGCCAAATGCGGCCAAGCGAGCACTCAATTGGCCATGAGATACGATGGTATCTGTATGGCCAAGCATGCTGATTCGGTTGTCGTCTACAATAAGGTGCAGATTGTCCAATTGGTGCTGCGCGGCAAACATGATCGCCTCCCAGTTCGCCCCTTCATGCAATTCACCATCACCTGCAACGACAAACACGCTCATATCCTCTGATTGTCTTTTCAGCCCAAACGCCGATCCTGTCCCCACCCCCAAGCCATGGCCCAACGAACCATTGACCGTCTCGTAGCCGGGAATCACTGGATCAGGAATTCCGCCAAGAAAGCCGCCGGGCTCGCAGACATGCTGCAGCGCCTCCATGGCAAAAAAGCCCAAGTCAGCCAGGATTGGATACATGCAAATCGAGCCATGCCCCTTGCTGATAATGCACCGATCCCGCTGCTTCGCCCTGGGGTTTTTCGCGTCGTAGCGGAGAACCCCACCATAGTAAAGCGCTACAAAGATCTCGATAGAAGACAAAGAAGATGCCAAGCGAGTCTCTGGCGCACGCCGATGAATTGCCAGCGTTTCGCGCCAAACCCAGTGGGCTTTTTGTAATAAATCTACAGGCTCATTTCGCACAGGGTATCCTCACTTCGTTTGCTGACCAACATACCATTGGTACGTTGACTTCAGACCATCGTAGAAATCGACAGTTGGACGCCAACCAAACTCCCTCAGACGAGAACTATCCAACAGTTTTCTTTGAGCACCATCAGGTTTGCTGGTATCCCACTCCAGCGCTCCATCATAGCCAACAACGGAGGCAATTTTCTCCGCAAGCTCCTTAATCGAGAAGTCCAGTCCACTACCCACATTCACAGGCAATGATAACTGCGAAGTATCTTGTACCAACAATGAGAGACAAGCATCAGCAATATCGTCAACATGGATAAACTCTCGGCGAGGTTGGCCACTCCCCCACAAAGTCACACTGGCGGCTCCAGCGAGTTTTGCCTCGTGAAACCTTCGGATCAAGGCAGATAACACATGTCCCGACTTGGGGTCAAAATTATCATTCGGTCCATAAGCACTATTAGGAATGACAGGAATGAACCGATTTTCCCCATCCTGCTGATTATAAGCTAGGCACATTTGAACTCCTGCCAACTTTGATATGGCGTACGCCATGCTGGTTGGCTCCGGGTAGCCGGAAAGCAAAGCTGCTTCGCTCATTGGCTGAGGACAAACTTTTGGGTACATGCATGAGGATGCAAAAAATAGCAATTTACGAACTTTAGAACGACGCGCCGCCCGCATGACATTGAGCTGGATTGACAAATTCTTATCCATGAAATCGGCAGGATGCGTTTGATTCTCAACGATGCCACCAACTTTTCCCGCAGCCAAAACTACGTAGTCTGGCTTGTGCTCATCAAAAAAACGTTCTACAGCCGCAGTATCCGTCAACTCCAGATCTCGATGGGATTTGACCAAAATCTGGCGAAATCCTTCACGCTCTAATCTGCGCAGCACGGCTGAACCAATTAAGCCGGTGTGGCCGGCCACGTAAATTTTTGCTTGCTTATCCATTTTCAGAACCCATTCGGCTGGTATAAAACGACGCGGCTTCCCGAGTCCTCAAAATCAAAAGGAACGTGAATAAGCTTATGCAACCTTTCACGAATTGCTTGTTGTCGTTCTGGCTTAGCAAATAAGAGAAGGAACCCCCCCCCACCAGCACCAAGAATTTTACCTCCAAGAGCCCCCGCATCAAGTGCAGATTGATAAATTTCATCAATTTCAGGCGTAGAGACGCGATCCGACAAACTACGCTTATATAACCAGCTCGTATGCAACAATTGGCCAAACCGTTCAATTGGCTCGCGTGAATCTTGCAGCAATCCAATGGCCTCATCCACCATGGCGCGCATATGGTTCAATTCTTTTTCTCGGTTTTTTAAATTCTCAACCTTAGATTTAGCAACTTCAGAAGCA from Paludibacterium sp. B53371 includes:
- a CDS encoding transketolase family protein; the encoded protein is MNAPVKTLAMRDALLQRIWLAMGEDPKIFFACADFGSPVLDKIRADYPDRFVNVGIAEQNLINVSAGLALEGYTVFAYAIAPFITMRCYEQIRVNLALLSQVRPMNVNLIGVGAGYSYVVSGPTHQCYEDITLMRAMPNMRVLSPADQVVAGGLFDLCIQKNGPKYLRLDAQVLPMIYTSEPDLHMGFHVHRQGKKVALIATGYMVHTALQVAEALTAEGVNVGVIDLFDLSEFDRIGLNNELARYEGAVSLEEGFHGRGGMDAMLFEFIQRENLPTRLLNLGVEGGYSFELGTRSSLHEEVGIGPHAVMSKVQNFLNVL
- a CDS encoding transketolase, with protein sequence MRNEPVDLLQKAHWVWRETLAIHRRAPETRLASSLSSIEIFVALYYGGVLRYDAKNPRAKQRDRCIISKGHGSICMYPILADLGFFAMEALQHVCEPGGFLGGIPDPVIPGYETVNGSLGHGLGVGTGSAFGLKRQSEDMSVFVVAGDGELHEGANWEAIMFAAQHQLDNLHLIVDDNRISMLGHTDTIVSHGQLSARLAAFGWDCQEVDGHNVLEVQNALLLAKQCREGKPKAIIAHTTKGRGIPGLEDAPLSHIINPKPELIDSLLEQTK
- a CDS encoding GDP-L-fucose synthase, with the translated sequence MDKQAKIYVAGHTGLIGSAVLRRLEREGFRQILVKSHRDLELTDTAAVERFFDEHKPDYVVLAAGKVGGIVENQTHPADFMDKNLSIQLNVMRAARRSKVRKLLFFASSCMYPKVCPQPMSEAALLSGYPEPTSMAYAISKLAGVQMCLAYNQQDGENRFIPVIPNSAYGPNDNFDPKSGHVLSALIRRFHEAKLAGAASVTLWGSGQPRREFIHVDDIADACLSLLVQDTSQLSLPVNVGSGLDFSIKELAEKIASVVGYDGALEWDTSKPDGAQRKLLDSSRLREFGWRPTVDFYDGLKSTYQWYVGQQTK